From the Scatophagus argus isolate fScaArg1 chromosome 21, fScaArg1.pri, whole genome shotgun sequence genome, one window contains:
- the LOC124053107 gene encoding translational activator of cytochrome c oxidase 1 yields the protein MQTPGPGGVRPHSGFTCIVPAVGDLSCSGTAAALRSVCRTQQMVKEGGPNPDMNVNLAQILEQCRNKNMPKASMETAIKRASKPVFQHTFEARGPGGCLMLIEVLTDSIPHSYQEIKRLLNKNGGMLSEGARHSFNKRGVVAVSGQNTSTERALELAIEVGAEDVQETVDEEEQPLLQFICDVMDMRKVQASLEEMGMQIKTAAVEFVPLTPVCLSHDQMDGASKLIEALSDYPDTVQVWDNIQVDS from the exons ATGCAGACTCCCGGTCCCGGCGGAGTCCGTCCTCACTCCGGCTTCACATGCATTGTACCCGCCGTGGGGGACCTTTCCTGTTCGGGCACTGCAGCTGCGCTCCGCTCTGTGTGCCGGACACAACAAATGGTCAAAG AGGGTGGACCCAACCCAGACATGAATGTAAATTTAGCCCAGATCCTGGAGCAGTGCAGAAACAAGAACATGCCCAAAGCGAGCATGGAGACTGCAATCAAAAGAGCG TCCAAACCAGTTTTCCAGCACACGTTTGAAGCTCGGGGGCCTGGTGGGTGTCTGATGCTCATAGAGGTCCTGACTGACAGCATCCCACACAGTTACCAGGAAATTAAACGCTTGCTGAACAAGAACGG AGGGATGCTGTCGGAGGGAGCCCGCCACAGCTTCAACAAGAGGGGGGTGGTGGCAGTGTCGGGCCAGAACACCTCAACGGAACGAGCTCTGGAGCTGGCCATTGAGGTGGGAGCCGAAGATGTCCAAGAGACtgtggatgaggaggagcagccCCTCCTGCAG TTTATCTGTGATGTGATGGACATGAGGAAGGTGCAGGCGTCATTGGAGGAGATGGGAATGCAGATTAAAACTGCTGCAGTGGAGTTTGTGCCCCTCACCCCAGTGTGTCTGAGCCACGACCAAATGGATGGTGCTTCAAAGCTAATAGAAGCTCTCAGTGACTATCCAGACACAGTTCAAGTGTGGGATAACATCCAAGTGGACAGCTGA